The Lewinellaceae bacterium genome includes a region encoding these proteins:
- a CDS encoding aldo/keto reductase has protein sequence MQYNRLGKSGLQVSALSLGSWLTFGKQISDEVAEELMIKAYDNGVNFFDNAEIYARGQSEIVMGKILKKLGWDRTSFLVSSKVFFGDGRRLPNQTGLSRKHIFEACDAALKRLQVDYLDLFFCHRPDKNTPIEETVWAMNHLIQQGKVLYWGTSEWSAQEIMEAHMVARDLRLIGPTMEQPQYNMFHRDKVEVEYSQIFKTVGLGTTIWSPLASGVLTDKYLDGFPKDTRLGMEGLEWLKDNALTESRIEKARSLNGLAKELGTKLPQLALAWCLKNPDVSTVILGASKVHHLEENLKALEVVDKITPEVAQQIEVILDNKPVAPPF, from the coding sequence ATGCAATACAACAGACTTGGCAAATCAGGCCTTCAGGTGAGTGCCTTATCCCTGGGGTCATGGCTTACCTTTGGAAAACAGATCAGTGACGAGGTTGCTGAGGAACTCATGATCAAAGCCTACGACAACGGGGTGAATTTTTTTGACAACGCTGAAATTTATGCACGCGGGCAGTCGGAAATCGTCATGGGGAAAATCCTCAAAAAACTGGGCTGGGACAGAACCTCTTTCCTCGTCTCCAGCAAAGTGTTTTTTGGGGACGGACGTCGGTTGCCCAATCAAACGGGGTTGAGCAGGAAACATATTTTCGAAGCCTGTGATGCGGCCCTAAAGCGCTTGCAGGTCGATTACCTCGATCTGTTCTTCTGCCACAGGCCGGATAAAAATACGCCCATCGAAGAAACCGTATGGGCCATGAACCACCTCATTCAACAAGGGAAAGTGCTCTATTGGGGCACTTCAGAATGGTCTGCCCAGGAGATTATGGAAGCCCACATGGTTGCCCGTGATTTGCGATTGATCGGCCCGACGATGGAGCAGCCTCAATACAATATGTTTCATCGGGATAAAGTTGAAGTCGAGTACAGCCAGATTTTTAAAACGGTAGGGCTTGGCACCACTATTTGGTCTCCCCTGGCTTCCGGAGTGTTGACGGATAAATACCTGGATGGTTTTCCAAAGGATACCCGGCTGGGCATGGAAGGCCTGGAGTGGTTGAAGGACAATGCCCTGACCGAAAGTCGCATAGAGAAGGCAAGGAGCCTGAATGGCCTGGCTAAAGAGCTCGGGACCAAACTGCCTCAACTGGCCCTGGCCTGGTGCCTGAAAAATCCTGACGTAAGTACAGTTATCCTGGGCGCTTCAAAAGTGCATCATTTGGAGGAAAACCTAAAAGCCCTCGAGGTTGTGGATAAGATCACGCCGGAGGTGGCGCAACAAATTGAAGTGATTCTGGACAATAAACCAGTGGCTCCTCCTTTTTAA
- a CDS encoding choice-of-anchor L domain-containing protein: MEIVNEAVFSGINTNKAYSVEELVKDVFADGVCETITNVQSVGNGNGIGYFSSGTDIIGLEDGIILATGDISNAEGPNSASDVSGNFFDNSGDMDLNLIAIEGVYDAVGITFDFVPLDSFVTFRYVFASEEYCEFVGSEYNDVFGFFVSGPGVSGGFTGDAENVALIPGTTDFVAINSVNRNTNAAFFTGNERQDNADECGVSFIPSQQSNIEYDGFTTVLTATLKVNPCDVYHIRMVIGDVNDNFYDSAVFLEAGSFNLGGRIKVSSVGNPVSGQQLLTEGCDDAYFLFERQQDASTEFPLTVNYYLSNQNTATEGVDFAAIPLTAVIPAGASSISVPVEALNDGLPESGESLAVILDIPCACYADSAVMLIVDPVPVEVDLQDIYVCSGESVQHTPVVSGGNPPYTYLWSTGEGTPGINIAGIGNTHYSVTVFDDCGHFAVDTCLIQITEVPFGMLEGDERVCEGDTAYFQINFSGIPPFDFSYTIDGVEQNPVTDIMSQSFLLPAVEEGTYELIYMSDQVCSGDFLGAATLDIMEIDADITSVDISCSGFSNGSIKVAITGANPPFLLNWSDNLGSLSFIDSLAAGMYWLSVLDTVGCAEQYAIMLSEPAPLSGVTVDCDGLMESELILSANGGTPPYLYSVNGGNFQDASLFETLNVGEHYALAIEDANGCQLEQEFIMPTLYERMFELPETVEVLPNEQHELMLQLNFPESLLASVIWAPSTNLSCTDCLNPIHTALAGGLYFVQVTDVFGCKSFSSIEVTIKEEIDYYIPTIFTPDGDMVNDFFMPYFSEKHVTKVLLFQVFNRWGGMMHEAKNFLPNTEGMGWDGNLDGKPLNSGVFVFLVKVKLRDGNEKTITGDIVLWR, translated from the coding sequence GTGGAAATAGTTAATGAAGCCGTTTTCAGCGGAATCAATACCAATAAGGCATATTCGGTGGAAGAATTGGTTAAGGATGTATTTGCTGATGGAGTCTGTGAGACGATTACCAATGTTCAGTCGGTGGGGAATGGTAACGGTATCGGTTATTTTTCAAGCGGAACAGACATTATCGGGCTGGAAGATGGCATTATCCTTGCCACAGGCGACATTTCCAATGCTGAAGGCCCCAACAGTGCTTCTGACGTAAGTGGGAACTTTTTTGACAACTCCGGGGATATGGACCTCAATTTAATTGCTATTGAAGGCGTTTATGATGCGGTGGGCATCACCTTTGATTTTGTGCCCCTTGATTCTTTTGTGACGTTCCGGTATGTTTTTGCTTCCGAGGAATATTGCGAATTCGTCGGAAGTGAGTACAATGATGTTTTTGGTTTTTTTGTCAGCGGCCCGGGCGTTTCCGGCGGGTTCACGGGGGATGCAGAAAATGTTGCCCTGATTCCGGGGACAACGGATTTTGTGGCCATAAATTCTGTGAATAGAAATACCAATGCTGCCTTTTTTACAGGAAATGAAAGGCAGGACAATGCTGATGAATGTGGGGTGTCTTTCATCCCTTCCCAACAGAGTAATATTGAATACGACGGATTTACTACCGTTTTGACCGCTACGCTTAAGGTTAATCCATGTGATGTCTACCATATCAGGATGGTGATAGGAGATGTAAACGATAATTTTTATGATTCTGCCGTATTCCTGGAAGCAGGAAGTTTCAACCTGGGCGGCCGGATCAAGGTAAGTTCGGTTGGTAATCCGGTGAGCGGTCAGCAGTTATTAACGGAAGGTTGTGATGATGCCTATTTTCTTTTTGAGCGGCAGCAGGATGCTTCCACCGAATTTCCCCTGACGGTAAATTATTACCTGTCCAATCAAAATACAGCTACCGAAGGGGTTGATTTTGCGGCTATTCCACTAACGGCTGTTATCCCTGCAGGGGCTTCTTCCATTTCTGTTCCGGTGGAGGCCTTGAATGACGGGTTGCCGGAATCAGGAGAATCACTGGCCGTGATTCTCGATATTCCATGTGCCTGTTATGCAGATTCAGCAGTTATGCTGATCGTTGATCCCGTACCCGTTGAGGTGGATCTGCAGGATATTTACGTTTGCAGTGGAGAAAGTGTACAGCATACTCCTGTGGTATCCGGAGGCAATCCACCTTACACCTATCTTTGGAGTACGGGGGAAGGGACCCCGGGAATAAATATTGCCGGAATCGGGAATACCCATTATTCGGTCACGGTTTTTGATGACTGCGGCCATTTTGCCGTTGATACCTGTTTGATTCAAATCACTGAAGTGCCTTTTGGTATGTTGGAGGGAGACGAACGCGTTTGTGAAGGGGATACCGCCTATTTTCAAATAAACTTTTCGGGCATTCCACCCTTTGATTTCAGCTATACCATCGATGGGGTGGAACAAAATCCTGTTACCGACATCATGAGCCAATCTTTTTTGTTGCCGGCTGTTGAAGAAGGTACCTATGAATTGATTTATATGTCGGATCAGGTTTGTAGTGGGGATTTCCTTGGGGCGGCAACCCTTGATATTATGGAAATTGACGCCGATATAACCTCGGTGGATATCAGTTGCTCCGGTTTTTCAAATGGTTCCATTAAAGTGGCCATTACCGGGGCCAATCCTCCATTTTTATTGAATTGGAGTGATAATCTCGGAAGTCTTTCTTTTATCGATAGCCTGGCGGCAGGCATGTACTGGCTTTCGGTGCTGGATACGGTTGGCTGTGCCGAGCAATATGCCATTATGCTTTCGGAACCAGCTCCGTTAAGTGGCGTGACGGTGGATTGTGACGGGTTGATGGAAAGCGAACTAATACTCTCTGCAAATGGTGGAACGCCTCCCTACCTGTATTCCGTGAACGGCGGCAATTTTCAGGATGCTTCTTTATTTGAAACCCTGAATGTCGGAGAGCATTACGCGCTGGCCATTGAAGATGCAAATGGCTGTCAGTTGGAGCAGGAATTTATCATGCCCACATTATATGAACGCATGTTTGAGTTGCCGGAGACCGTTGAGGTGCTTCCGAATGAACAACATGAATTGATGTTGCAGCTCAATTTCCCGGAATCCCTCCTGGCTTCGGTAATCTGGGCTCCCTCGACGAATCTAAGTTGCACGGATTGTCTGAACCCCATTCATACGGCATTGGCCGGGGGACTCTATTTTGTGCAGGTTACGGATGTATTTGGTTGCAAGTCTTTTTCAAGTATAGAAGTTACCATCAAGGAAGAGATCGATTATTATATTCCTACCATCTTTACCCCCGACGGAGATATGGTAAATGATTTTTTCATGCCTTATTTTAGTGAAAAACACGTGACGAAAGTGCTTTTGTTCCAGGTTTTCAACCGCTGGGGTGGGATGATGCACGAGGCCAAAAATTTCCTGCCCAATACCGAGGGAATGGGTTGGGACGGCAACCTGGACGGGAAACCTTTGAACAGCGGTGTTTTTGTATTCCTGGTTAAAGTGAAACTGAGAGACGGCAATGAAAAGACCATCACGGGAGATATAGTGCTTTGGCGTTGA